One segment of Neobacillus endophyticus DNA contains the following:
- a CDS encoding tetratricopeptide repeat protein, translated as MKAVIHTMPVLIRNQDDLSMLITCLESLAKSEEHPMVILYNQGNLTNADLTNVIEPYIKKYHIIGAGKNDGIPFARQACFEYVWAHYPECIYLTEIHPDMIFSPHWTDPLQEFLETHPNEPCVCPGILTASGEWHPYKKGIPITAIPKSMDQLLTVLDEHKTAKVVEGFVHPVMHRSSDLKKIGGYQLSDLPGMQGYEDDYLLLSYFHILRLPATWKPKAYLQSCVFHYTMAQRMSLPNIEQEANKNLEGIIRRFGTQGLQDLKHIHETRMAEETTSLKLVLLESQPETKSTGISRLSNSPVINVTTRKEIVKENGITYAPHTVIEEIYPKDYAAIVSHPYWVNIIGRLNPNVVISMIPDSLVHQKDPNIDFYLKALCLKSNLIITESEETFINLSLKYPLVFCCIDPPYSQPIFDSKLSTFSEKDGLILEVLHEIKYEGTEGILKIHQMAVNWRKERINDLKESLEWAPHHEENLFLLARYLYLNEDWAEAEHYFFQAFSRNIVFNVNSGLKKYYPWITLVQARQGKIKDALNSYGILALTQSQKDLYYKLLSLYAEQQHHFIQAELCRENGDIRYAAYLYENLPETLTYEDKYQLYKDCMNHDQALYYLSCLQSEPKIEMEKWMIQGEKEELSGDKYRAIHCYLQAACYDEQVLSRILRIKTVDEFLGEKGQ; from the coding sequence ATGAAAGCTGTGATTCATACGATGCCTGTTTTAATCCGAAATCAAGACGATCTTTCGATGTTGATTACATGTTTGGAGAGCTTGGCAAAATCTGAAGAACATCCAATGGTTATATTGTATAACCAAGGGAATCTCACAAACGCGGATTTAACCAATGTCATTGAACCATATATTAAAAAGTATCATATAATTGGAGCTGGAAAAAATGACGGCATCCCATTCGCCAGGCAGGCCTGCTTTGAATATGTTTGGGCTCATTACCCAGAATGCATTTACCTGACGGAAATCCATCCGGACATGATTTTTTCGCCCCATTGGACGGATCCGTTACAAGAATTTCTTGAGACCCATCCTAACGAACCCTGTGTGTGTCCTGGAATCTTAACAGCAAGTGGAGAATGGCACCCGTATAAAAAAGGGATTCCAATTACAGCTATTCCGAAATCGATGGATCAATTGTTAACAGTGTTAGATGAACATAAAACAGCAAAAGTGGTGGAAGGATTTGTTCATCCCGTGATGCATCGTTCCAGTGATCTTAAAAAGATAGGCGGCTATCAATTATCAGACCTGCCAGGAATGCAAGGATACGAGGATGATTATTTGCTGCTTTCTTATTTTCATATATTACGGCTGCCGGCAACATGGAAGCCGAAAGCTTACTTACAATCGTGTGTATTTCATTATACAATGGCACAAAGGATGTCACTGCCGAATATTGAGCAGGAGGCAAACAAGAACTTGGAAGGGATTATTCGACGATTTGGCACCCAGGGATTGCAAGATCTTAAGCATATTCACGAAACGAGAATGGCAGAGGAGACCACAAGTCTGAAATTAGTATTGCTTGAATCTCAACCTGAGACAAAAAGTACCGGTATTTCAAGACTATCTAATTCACCCGTAATTAACGTAACGACAAGAAAAGAAATCGTGAAGGAAAACGGAATTACGTATGCTCCTCATACCGTCATAGAAGAGATATATCCGAAGGACTATGCCGCTATCGTTAGCCATCCCTACTGGGTAAATATTATTGGTAGATTGAATCCAAATGTGGTTATTAGTATGATTCCCGATTCACTCGTCCATCAAAAAGACCCGAATATTGATTTTTATTTGAAGGCATTATGTTTAAAATCTAATTTGATCATTACCGAATCTGAAGAAACTTTCATTAACTTGAGTTTAAAATACCCACTTGTTTTTTGCTGCATAGACCCTCCTTATTCCCAGCCAATATTTGATTCGAAATTATCCACTTTTTCTGAGAAAGACGGTTTAATATTGGAAGTTTTACACGAAATAAAGTACGAAGGAACAGAAGGCATTTTAAAGATCCACCAGATGGCGGTCAATTGGAGAAAGGAAAGAATCAATGATCTTAAAGAGTCATTAGAATGGGCTCCTCATCATGAAGAGAACCTTTTTTTATTAGCAAGATATTTATACTTAAATGAGGATTGGGCAGAGGCGGAACACTACTTCTTTCAGGCATTTTCCCGAAATATAGTTTTTAACGTAAACAGTGGATTGAAAAAGTATTATCCTTGGATTACGCTTGTTCAGGCAAGACAGGGGAAGATAAAGGATGCCCTAAATTCTTATGGAATCCTCGCTTTGACACAGTCACAAAAAGACCTTTATTACAAGCTTTTATCGCTTTATGCTGAACAGCAGCATCACTTTATTCAAGCAGAGCTTTGCCGTGAAAATGGTGATATACGCTATGCAGCCTATCTATATGAAAATTTGCCTGAAACTTTAACATATGAAGACAAATACCAGCTCTATAAAGACTGTATGAACCATGATCAAGCACTTTACTATCTGTCCTGTTTGCAAAGTGAGCCTAAGATTGAGATGGAAAAATGGATGATCCAAGGTGAAAAGGAAGAGCTTTCCGGTGATAAATATCGGGCTATTCATTGTTATCTTCAGGCTGCTTGTTATGATGAACAAGTCCTCAGCCGGATCCTCAGAATCAAGACAGTCGATGAATTTTTAGGAGAGAAAGGACAATAG
- a CDS encoding glycosyltransferase: MRPVRKPANNQLTAILQVRNEENRYLQEVLSDLNEYVDDMVIVDDASTDRTVEICQSYSKVKEIVQLTESHFNREWELRTRLWHEVCKYEPDWILAIDADEVFESAFKQKVRTLINQDQFDWVSFRMYDFWGGRTHYREDQYWNLHNRNTMMLTRYLPGFPYYFLQQDHHVHRLPLSYNALPGCATDIRVKHFGWAGTEEERFQKYKRYMSVDPEGKWGNLEHYQSILDPNPNLIEWKEELT, from the coding sequence ATGCGTCCTGTTCGGAAACCAGCAAATAATCAGCTAACGGCGATCCTTCAGGTAAGAAATGAAGAAAATCGCTACTTGCAGGAAGTTTTAAGTGATTTGAACGAGTATGTTGACGACATGGTCATTGTAGATGATGCCAGTACCGATCGGACGGTAGAAATTTGTCAGTCCTATTCGAAGGTAAAAGAAATCGTACAGCTCACTGAAAGCCATTTTAATCGGGAATGGGAATTGCGGACCCGTTTGTGGCATGAAGTTTGTAAATATGAACCTGATTGGATTTTAGCCATCGATGCTGATGAGGTTTTCGAATCGGCATTTAAACAAAAAGTACGCACTTTGATAAATCAGGACCAATTCGATTGGGTCAGCTTCCGAATGTATGATTTTTGGGGAGGACGAACCCACTACCGAGAAGACCAATACTGGAACTTGCACAATCGAAATACGATGATGCTGACTCGTTATCTACCAGGTTTTCCGTACTATTTCTTACAGCAAGACCATCATGTCCACCGTCTCCCGTTGTCCTATAATGCGCTGCCAGGCTGTGCAACGGATATCCGTGTCAAACATTTTGGATGGGCCGGAACGGAGGAGGAAAGATTTCAAAAGTATAAGCGGTATATGAGTGTCGATCCAGAGGGGAAATGGGGGAATCTGGAGCATTATCAGTCGATCCTTGATCCTAATCCGAATCTTATCGAATGGAAGGAAGAATTGACTTGA
- a CDS encoding glycosyltransferase family 4 protein, giving the protein MKKVSILTHSFLDAYNNRIHKLYGGGLERYLYELCLLLKEKEIEVEVHQLSFYEPFQIVLEDTEISGTKVTGHFCDNLEKIPDIFNEMAHIAKGQLIYASCIWHSIQYREGSLGICHGINWDRINLVGEAKEQVKENVQRAIHQLSKIVSVDSHFLSYCRSVCYYYDPEKIELIPNFVETERFMPGVKEKSLDEKVRVLFPRRISHERGILPMMAAADLLLEKFPHSEFIFAGETIQETEICKTFEYWLMVHPNRKRIHHQSYSFHQMPKVYQEADIAVIPTIFSEGTSLSCLEALSTGLPVISSNVGGLNDIIIDGFNGFLITPTTNRLVDAISMLIEDEEKRDKIASHARETALAYDRKIWQNRWRALIDNYLQLR; this is encoded by the coding sequence TTGAAAAAAGTTTCGATTTTAACCCACAGTTTTTTAGACGCATATAATAACCGGATTCATAAGCTATATGGTGGCGGATTGGAAAGATATCTGTATGAGCTTTGCCTATTGTTGAAAGAGAAAGAAATTGAAGTAGAAGTTCATCAACTCTCATTCTATGAACCATTTCAAATCGTATTAGAGGACACTGAAATTTCGGGAACTAAGGTGACGGGGCATTTTTGTGACAATCTTGAAAAGATACCCGATATTTTTAATGAGATGGCACATATTGCGAAGGGACAGCTCATTTATGCAAGCTGCATTTGGCATTCCATCCAATATCGCGAAGGAAGCCTAGGGATTTGTCACGGGATCAATTGGGACCGGATTAATTTAGTTGGTGAGGCAAAGGAACAAGTGAAAGAAAATGTTCAGAGAGCGATACATCAGCTTTCAAAAATTGTCTCGGTGGATTCCCATTTCTTATCCTATTGCCGTTCCGTTTGTTATTATTACGACCCTGAAAAAATCGAACTAATCCCCAATTTTGTAGAAACGGAGCGGTTTATGCCTGGTGTTAAGGAAAAATCCTTGGATGAAAAGGTTCGGGTACTCTTTCCAAGGAGAATCAGCCATGAACGAGGCATCCTGCCAATGATGGCGGCTGCCGATCTCCTGTTGGAAAAATTCCCGCATAGCGAATTCATATTTGCTGGCGAAACAATTCAGGAGACTGAGATATGCAAGACATTTGAGTATTGGTTAATGGTGCATCCTAATCGAAAAAGAATACATCATCAGTCCTATTCTTTCCATCAGATGCCAAAAGTTTATCAAGAGGCGGATATTGCCGTGATTCCAACAATTTTTTCGGAGGGAACCTCACTCTCATGTTTAGAAGCATTGAGCACAGGTTTACCTGTTATTTCGTCGAATGTTGGCGGGCTCAATGATATTATTATTGACGGGTTTAATGGATTTCTAATTACTCCCACGACGAATCGCCTGGTAGATGCTATCTCTATGCTGATTGAGGACGAAGAAAAACGCGACAAGATTGCTTCCCATGCCAGAGAAACAGCTTTGGCCTATGACAGGAAAATTTGGCAGAATCGTTGGCGAGCTCTCATCGATAACTATTTACAACTTAGATAA
- a CDS encoding thermonuclease family protein, with amino-acid sequence MKKFFKTAIVAFLLLSLAACNQTNSANNHNKMEKSVDNTSKTEKPEADTKNTNDQSQTQTSNGQVPVTLVDAVDGDTIKVIYNGKEETVRYLLVDTPEEKKPNTCVQPYAVDAYNRNKQLLSNGNLTLEFDNGNKRDKYGRLLAYVFINGNSVQEELLKEGYARVAYIYEPTYKYLNEFRNDENLAKNRMLNIWSKPGYATDRGFIGCVNSSSTTSHSTSNTQTHSSPKSTNTTSTTSIDTGTVSGTTEFFSNCTELRKKYPNGVPKGHPAYQAKLDRDHDGYACER; translated from the coding sequence ATGAAAAAATTCTTTAAGACGGCAATTGTTGCCTTCCTTCTGCTTAGTCTGGCAGCTTGTAACCAGACCAATAGCGCAAATAATCACAACAAAATGGAAAAAAGTGTCGATAATACATCTAAAACTGAAAAACCAGAAGCGGATACAAAAAACACAAATGATCAGTCTCAAACACAGACGTCCAATGGACAAGTTCCCGTTACATTAGTAGACGCTGTCGATGGTGACACAATAAAAGTCATTTATAATGGGAAAGAAGAAACAGTACGATATTTGTTAGTGGACACACCTGAAGAGAAAAAACCAAACACCTGTGTCCAGCCTTATGCAGTCGATGCTTACAATCGAAATAAACAATTACTTAGCAACGGAAATTTGACCCTCGAATTCGACAATGGAAATAAAAGAGATAAGTATGGCCGCCTGCTTGCCTATGTATTCATAAACGGCAATTCCGTACAAGAGGAACTGCTTAAAGAAGGCTATGCACGAGTTGCCTATATATATGAACCGACCTACAAATATTTAAATGAATTCCGTAACGATGAAAATCTTGCCAAGAACAGAATGCTGAATATATGGTCTAAGCCAGGGTATGCAACTGATCGTGGATTTATTGGCTGTGTGAATTCATCATCCACAACATCTCATAGTACATCAAACACCCAAACCCATTCGTCACCTAAAAGTACGAATACAACTTCAACTACATCAATAGATACAGGCACAGTTAGCGGGACGACAGAATTCTTTTCCAACTGTACGGAACTTCGTAAGAAATACCCAAACGGCGTTCCTAAAGGACATCCTGCCTATCAAGCAAAGTTGGATCGCGACCATGATGGTTATGCCTGTGAAAGATAA
- a CDS encoding proline iminopeptidase-family hydrolase — MVEAGFVEVNGGKVWYQLFNKEAEAVPVIILHGGPGSSCFSLQGLKELCVDRPVIFYDQLGCGRSERPTDKSLWKLDRFVEELGQVRHSLNLNTVHILGHSWGTTLAAAYCLTKPLGVKSVIFSSPCLSAPLWEQDQKRNLKKLSKETQELIRRCEENGTTDSQEFKAAIEEFNKEFVCRIQMDPEVKKQSSQYRNPEVYNVMWGPSEFTVLGNLKTFDCTSNLKELTCPTLFTCGRYDEATPETTNYYSSLVTHSKFHVFEQSAHMPYLEEPAEYLSVIRGFLKSVDEESK; from the coding sequence TTGGTTGAAGCAGGGTTCGTTGAGGTAAATGGGGGAAAGGTATGGTATCAATTATTCAATAAAGAAGCTGAGGCAGTGCCTGTTATTATTTTGCATGGAGGACCCGGCTCATCTTGTTTTTCTCTTCAGGGTTTGAAAGAGCTTTGTGTCGACAGGCCGGTCATATTTTATGACCAATTAGGCTGTGGACGGTCCGAAAGGCCAACAGACAAATCACTATGGAAACTGGATCGGTTTGTTGAGGAGCTGGGCCAAGTGCGGCATTCACTGAATCTGAATACAGTACATATACTTGGTCATTCATGGGGGACCACCCTTGCTGCAGCTTATTGTTTAACGAAGCCATTAGGAGTGAAAAGTGTTATTTTTTCCAGCCCTTGTTTAAGCGCTCCGTTATGGGAACAGGATCAAAAACGGAATTTAAAAAAGCTCTCAAAAGAAACGCAGGAATTGATTAGAAGATGTGAAGAAAATGGAACAACGGATTCCCAAGAATTCAAAGCAGCCATTGAGGAATTTAATAAAGAATTTGTCTGCAGAATTCAGATGGATCCTGAGGTTAAGAAACAAAGTTCCCAGTATAGGAATCCTGAAGTATATAATGTGATGTGGGGACCTTCTGAATTTACGGTTCTTGGTAACTTAAAAACCTTTGATTGTACATCAAATTTAAAAGAATTAACTTGTCCAACCTTGTTTACATGTGGCCGCTATGATGAAGCAACCCCTGAAACAACTAACTATTACAGCAGCCTTGTTACACATTCGAAATTCCATGTATTTGAGCAAAGCGCCCATATGCCGTATCTAGAGGAACCGGCAGAATACCTGTCTGTCATTAGGGGATTTTTGAAATCTGTTGATGAAGAGTCTAAATAG
- a CDS encoding transglutaminase domain-containing protein, translating into MRKILALCIAAYAYFYLSKQGVVPTIDQIKNMINLNENPSAQQTVPITQQETKESTAMSSGNNQQPSSTSIPASYDKKYTPTKIQTYWASINNGKLVVTGKETVYGQYTNANGVILYIDEPRANKKTTIKVPFTNGTIHYEFPLTYSVGDVILNLNEYYNGKADDPNKVLGYAEYHLTNGDPYLQPSYMVQSNNPTLVNLAKKITAGKQTDTEKSRAIFEWVAKNIAYNAQLVNSPNPPLYSALTTYENRVVLCSGYADLSAALHRAIGIEAKVDYGENHAWNEIKLNGVWQTEDPTYASGFINLNTGKFVRSYHPAYFYKSDKHKEGEYPW; encoded by the coding sequence ATGAGGAAAATACTTGCTCTCTGTATAGCCGCATATGCATATTTCTATCTATCGAAACAAGGCGTCGTTCCGACAATCGATCAAATAAAAAATATGATAAACCTAAATGAAAATCCATCAGCTCAGCAGACTGTTCCCATTACACAGCAAGAAACGAAGGAATCAACGGCAATGAGTTCGGGAAACAATCAACAGCCAAGTTCAACCTCGATCCCTGCTTCTTATGATAAAAAATATACACCAACAAAGATCCAAACTTATTGGGCATCGATTAATAATGGCAAACTCGTAGTGACTGGGAAGGAAACGGTATATGGACAATATACTAACGCAAATGGGGTAATATTATATATTGATGAACCAAGAGCCAATAAGAAAACAACTATAAAAGTGCCATTTACAAATGGTACGATTCATTATGAATTTCCTCTCACTTATTCAGTAGGGGATGTGATTCTCAATTTAAATGAATATTACAATGGCAAAGCAGATGATCCGAATAAGGTTTTGGGATATGCTGAGTATCATTTAACAAATGGTGATCCATATTTACAGCCAAGCTATATGGTTCAAAGTAATAATCCCACTCTGGTGAACTTGGCAAAAAAAATCACAGCTGGGAAACAGACTGATACAGAAAAGTCGAGGGCCATTTTTGAATGGGTGGCAAAGAACATTGCCTACAATGCCCAATTGGTAAATAGTCCAAACCCGCCGTTATATTCTGCTTTGACGACATATGAAAACCGGGTTGTATTATGTTCTGGCTATGCTGATTTAAGTGCGGCCCTTCACCGTGCAATCGGTATTGAGGCAAAAGTAGATTACGGTGAAAATCATGCATGGAATGAGATTAAGCTCAATGGCGTTTGGCAGACAGAAGACCCAACCTATGCTTCAGGATTTATTAACCTAAATACAGGTAAATTTGTTCGAAGTTACCATCCAGCGTATTTTTACAAATCCGATAAACACAAAGAAGGAGAATATCCTTGGTAA
- a CDS encoding serine hydrolase domain-containing protein, with product MADFQREQVHTPMSRQKKRRRLKPFVRRFLYLLVIVAGILLIPKFFHHSETAKLKEPKSVHQSVTKKPQSNTNEMTKVQDINNAPVIDQYLKSLNFNGSVLVVKNGTVLVNKGYGYADMETKRSNNSSTVFYIGSITKVFISTAVMQLQEKGLLNIHDPLAKYLPDFPNARKITLYNLLTHTSGIPEHSETTEPISHDDLIKKIAKGHLKFPPGTMWNYSDSNYSILGYIIEKLTQEPLEQYVTTHIFKQAGLEHTGFGKTYIQEPYQANGYKIKNKQMISTTLPDMSQLFACGDIYTTPYDMYLFDKALYNGKLISAASLKVFFTPFKHNYALGMYRDPGSYSDHGVLPGWNVLNSFSRNGNNFVVLFSNVQNGVKSLGVVNNQIYLLLKNIHINQTRS from the coding sequence ATGGCAGATTTCCAAAGGGAACAAGTACACACACCTATGTCTCGACAAAAAAAAAGGAGAAGATTAAAACCGTTCGTCAGACGTTTTTTATATCTATTGGTCATTGTTGCTGGAATATTACTGATTCCCAAGTTTTTCCATCATTCTGAAACCGCTAAACTTAAAGAGCCCAAATCGGTACATCAATCAGTGACAAAAAAACCGCAATCAAATACGAATGAAATGACAAAGGTTCAAGATATAAATAATGCACCTGTCATTGACCAATACTTAAAAAGCCTAAACTTTAATGGTTCTGTTCTAGTTGTAAAAAATGGGACCGTTCTTGTCAATAAGGGGTATGGCTATGCTGATATGGAAACAAAACGGTCAAATAATTCTTCGACTGTTTTCTACATTGGTTCTATTACAAAAGTGTTTATATCAACTGCGGTTATGCAGCTTCAAGAAAAAGGATTATTAAATATTCACGATCCTCTGGCTAAATATTTACCTGATTTTCCGAATGCTCGTAAAATAACTTTATATAATCTGCTCACACACACCTCTGGGATTCCTGAGCATTCTGAAACAACAGAGCCTATATCACATGATGATTTAATTAAAAAGATAGCTAAAGGTCATTTGAAATTTCCACCAGGTACAATGTGGAATTACAGTGATTCCAACTATAGCATTTTGGGGTATATTATTGAAAAATTAACGCAAGAGCCGCTTGAACAATATGTAACCACACATATTTTTAAACAAGCTGGTCTTGAGCATACCGGATTCGGGAAAACCTATATACAAGAGCCATATCAAGCCAATGGTTATAAAATAAAAAACAAACAAATGATTTCTACAACTTTGCCTGATATGTCCCAATTATTTGCCTGTGGAGATATTTATACGACTCCATATGACATGTATTTATTTGATAAAGCTCTTTATAATGGAAAATTGATATCTGCTGCGAGTTTAAAGGTATTTTTTACGCCATTTAAACATAACTATGCATTAGGAATGTATCGAGACCCTGGAAGCTATTCTGACCATGGCGTTTTGCCAGGCTGGAATGTGTTAAATAGCTTTAGTCGAAATGGAAATAATTTTGTTGTGTTGTTTTCCAATGTACAGAATGGAGTTAAATCGTTAGGTGTTGTAAACAATCAAATCTATCTATTGTTAAAGAATATTCATATAAATCAAACCCGCTCATAG
- a CDS encoding SpoIID/LytB domain-containing protein, translating to MTFSFLPAGHSFAQSEPMIKVKLINYLGNKTEITLKPNGDYHTNDSNIVLKSGNTYLLKQENGKLSLYKDGNALNTYDTFSAQPISANSQLSINGRLYLGSFDFSVENSQYVRPVNTVNVEDYLKGVVPIEMYPAWNIEALKTQAVAARTYAMSYINRGTIDDTILYQVYGGYIWTPNTTKAVDDTVGQVAQYNGHLISAVYSASNGGMTESNNDVWGTTAVPYLAIKKDPYDPDTPWSFSFHKTQIDITSLDLTKASDWWSSVNEADSTITYNIKTWLNSNGYSGKDIKITSIPVFSLHDVTAGGRVSKGDITVNFLVKDMVDADGKLIPQQISFTNVSASKIRSIIGNRMMWSYLVNNIQTDSDMVTVKGSGDGHGVGMSQWGAKKMADEGKKYTDILKFYYDGTNIAKMYDTAGGGTVQSKDMISATKTGWQKTLGKWYFYKSNGAKATGWLKDAGKWYYLNKNGEMLTGWQKVNGKWYFLNSSGAMAIGWLKDHNKWYYLTSSGARETGWITDKGKRYYLSASGAMVQNRQYINGKWYLFSSSGSLIHAL from the coding sequence ATGACATTTTCTTTTTTACCAGCCGGGCACAGTTTTGCGCAATCAGAACCGATGATCAAAGTGAAGCTCATCAATTATTTGGGAAATAAGACTGAAATTACATTAAAGCCAAATGGCGATTATCATACAAATGATTCGAATATTGTATTAAAGTCGGGAAATACTTATCTTTTAAAACAGGAAAATGGAAAATTATCCTTATATAAAGACGGTAATGCATTAAACACTTACGATACTTTTTCTGCACAGCCGATTTCGGCAAATTCGCAATTGTCGATTAATGGACGATTATATTTAGGAAGTTTTGATTTTTCTGTGGAAAATAGTCAATATGTACGCCCTGTTAATACAGTTAATGTTGAAGATTATTTAAAAGGTGTGGTTCCGATTGAAATGTATCCTGCTTGGAACATTGAAGCTTTAAAAACTCAGGCTGTGGCAGCGAGAACCTATGCGATGAGTTATATTAATCGTGGAACTATCGATGACACTATTTTATACCAGGTATATGGCGGTTACATTTGGACACCGAATACCACTAAAGCAGTAGATGATACAGTAGGACAGGTTGCACAATATAATGGTCATTTAATTTCTGCTGTATACTCTGCCAGCAACGGCGGAATGACCGAAAGCAATAATGATGTGTGGGGCACAACAGCAGTTCCGTATTTAGCGATTAAGAAGGATCCATATGATCCAGACACACCTTGGAGCTTTTCTTTTCATAAAACGCAAATTGATATTACGTCTCTTGATTTAACAAAAGCTTCTGATTGGTGGTCATCCGTCAATGAAGCGGACTCAACGATCACCTATAATATTAAAACATGGCTAAATAGTAACGGTTATTCTGGCAAGGATATAAAAATTACTTCTATTCCTGTATTTTCGCTACATGATGTCACCGCTGGAGGGCGGGTTAGCAAAGGGGATATTACGGTTAATTTCTTGGTTAAAGATATGGTTGATGCGGATGGCAAGCTAATTCCTCAACAAATCTCATTTACAAATGTTAGTGCATCCAAAATACGCTCCATTATAGGCAATCGTATGATGTGGAGTTATTTGGTAAATAACATACAAACTGATTCGGACATGGTAACAGTAAAAGGTTCTGGAGATGGCCATGGAGTTGGAATGAGTCAATGGGGCGCCAAAAAAATGGCGGATGAAGGGAAAAAATATACTGATATCTTAAAGTTTTATTATGATGGAACGAATATTGCAAAAATGTATGATACAGCAGGGGGGGGAACTGTTCAGTCTAAAGATATGATCTCTGCAACAAAAACAGGCTGGCAGAAGACCCTTGGCAAATGGTATTTTTACAAATCAAATGGTGCGAAAGCAACAGGGTGGCTGAAAGATGCCGGTAAATGGTATTATCTAAATAAAAATGGTGAAATGCTAACTGGCTGGCAAAAAGTAAATGGCAAATGGTACTTTTTAAATTCAAGTGGTGCCATGGCAATAGGCTGGCTAAAGGATCATAATAAATGGTACTATTTGACCTCTTCCGGTGCTAGGGAAACAGGCTGGATTACTGATAAAGGAAAACGATACTATTTATCAGCAAGTGGTGCAATGGTACAAAATCGTCAATATATAAACGGCAAGTGGTACCTATTTTCTAGCAGCGGTAGTTTAATCCACGCCCTATAA